The genomic window ACATCCGCCCAACGTCCGCCCGACCCGCTTCATCTCCTGCACACCGAGAGTGACGAAGGTGTGCTCGGCTTCACCCGTGAGTTTTCCGTTCAGCCTCGTGCGCGGAAGGAGAGGATGCGGTGACGCTACCGCCGTACGTGTGAACGATGTCAGTGACTTCCCGACCGCGCGAAGCAAACGCGTGAGTTTCACCGGCGTGTCCATCGCGGAGCGCAGGCCGGCGAACCGCTCCACCTCGAATCGCCACTGCTCACGCCGTTCGGGACCGAACAGGGTCCGTATGAGATGCGCGAGCGCCAGCCCATCGACCGCGGCGTGACTCATCTGGAAACCGACGACGGTTGCTGTCTCGGGGAATCCCTCGACGTCGGTTACGCCGGTGAACACCGACATTCGCCATGGCGGCATGCGCTCGGCCAGTGGTGTCATGCCGAGTCGAACCAACCGGCGTCCGATCTCGGACCATCCACTGGTCGTGCAGTGCTCCACTGTGACGTGGTCACGTACGTCGACGCCGGTTTCGACCCACCGCGGATACGCCAGGTGTCCACGGATGGGTGTGATCGTGCTCGTCAAGAGCGGTGACCTGTCGATCCGTTCCAGGAGCCAGTCCTCGACATCGCGCCGGGTCGGTGGCTGTTCTCCTTCTTCGAAGATCAGGATGTTCGTCACACACGGGCTGTCCGAGAGCCAGAACAGTGTGTCTGTAAACGACAGACGGGGGTCAACAGTCTCCATGGTTCACACCCCTTGAACTGCTGTCACCCGTGTAGACATACCTTCCACCCCACAAAGCCATCCGTTCCTCCCC from Prescottella sp. R16 includes these protein-coding regions:
- a CDS encoding wax ester/triacylglycerol synthase domain-containing protein; amino-acid sequence: METVDPRLSFTDTLFWLSDSPCVTNILIFEEGEQPPTRRDVEDWLLERIDRSPLLTSTITPIRGHLAYPRWVETGVDVRDHVTVEHCTTSGWSEIGRRLVRLGMTPLAERMPPWRMSVFTGVTDVEGFPETATVVGFQMSHAAVDGLALAHLIRTLFGPERREQWRFEVERFAGLRSAMDTPVKLTRLLRAVGKSLTSFTRTAVASPHPLLPRTRLNGKLTGEAEHTFVTLGVQEMKRVGRTLGGCTVNDVALAVISGAMRSYLDMAGELPEHSLAVHVPISTRTAGPVLGNQVGSMSISLCTDIDDSEGRLRAIHEKASVEKRRFSETARNENWVENVPVPLLWAATKLPAPQQGNADQISFSNTIASNIPRGAANLSFLDMPVRSSLEMTGVVDGRGVSHMIASIGDVLTISVCFDSGILPDPEGYRGLLVSEFEALQVRADEVQAEAAAQNG